AGGCGGGAAAGTGTGGAGAGAATATCAGGCAGAATCATTTTTTGACTATGATGGGATAGTCGGGTAGCCCCTTCATTTATACATGCAGACACATAAAGCAATACTTAATTGTACAAGGATCCAGACGCTTCGCAAGGATTATCGTTGCCACACCTGACGCCAGTTCTCGTCACATGAAACCGGACTTTCAGCTCTGAAAAGGCACGACTCTGCAGTAAAACAGGTAAATACACGCATCCGGAATGATTGACCACATTAAAAAGAAATGACAGTACCCGTCCGGGCAGACTCGGTTGCCGCTGCCATCCAGGCGACAGCGGCTTGAGATTCCCGGGGAGTAATCCGCGCGGGAGGTTCCCCTGTCCGTACACAATCCGCGAAATACCGCAGCTCTTCCTGCAGCACTCCCAGATAGCGGCCGAACGGACGAGGCCAGTACATCGTGTCAGGCATCTTCACTCCTTCCGCATCATGAATCGTCAAGCCCGCTTCGCCACAGTTGATATAGATCGCACCTTGCGTGCCAATGATTTCCATCCGCGCGTCGATCGTATAAGGCGTCGATTCCGGCAGATGCCAGACCGACTCGACCACGGCGACAGCACCGTTATCAAGTCTTGCAATCGACCAGCCTCCATCGGGATATTTATTTTTACCGGGATGGACTTCCTGCGCATACACAGTGGAAACGTTCGCATCACTGAACCAGAGCATCAGATCCGCATCATGAATTCCATCCCCCATCAAAGCGGAAATGTCATCGAGCACTGTCTCACCGATCGCTTTCGACAGATTCCGCCGCGCATGCATGGAGATAATGTCACCGATTCGTCCTTCTTCAATCGCCTGTTTCGCCAGTGTCACGCGCGGATCAAAGCGACAGATATGCCCCACCATGAAAAATCCAGCAGCGTCTTTGGCTGCAGCAACAATCTGTTCACAGTCAGCCACCGTCGGCGCCATCGGTTTTTCCAGCAGAACATGTTTCCCGCTGCGGAGTGCTTCAATGGCAATCTCGCGATGATCGTTAATGTGAGTGGTGATACTGACCACATCGACTTCAGGATCAGCCAGCAGTTCACGATAGTCAGTATACCGCCGCTTGACTTCCAGTCGATCCCCTATTTCAGTCAGGCGTTCAGGACGTCGGGTACACAACCCCGCCAGTTCAATTCCCGGCATCTCCGACAGGTTGTCAGCATGAACTTCGCCAAACCACCCCAGACCAATTACTCCCCAGCGAACTGTTTTTGACGAACTCAACATATGACTTTGGTCCTCTCGAATCATAATTTCAGCGACCTGTGATGTAACTCAAACTCTTCAAACTACCGCAAACCAGACTCCTCGTCCATGGAACCCTGATCTGGATTACCCTGATAATCCGCCCAGTTTCTTCAATAGGAATTCCATCGTCAGACCATTTCCAAGACCCGTTTCAGCTGTTTTTTGTCTTGTATGCCCTGTCCGCATCGCTTAGTATGGAGAGAACAACACCTGCGTTCCTCATACCTACCTGCCAGCGTTACCTATGATGCTCATACGATTTCTAATTCCTCTGCTTGTTGTTGTATTTGTTCCAGGCCCTTTTGGAACAATTCAAGCCGCAGAAAAACCGCTCCTCTTTGAAAAAGAGATTCAGCCGGTTCTCGCTGCAAAATGTGGCAAATGTCATAGCGACAAAGTTCGCAAAGGCGGACTTGATCTCTCAAATATTACCGGCGTACATCGTGGAGGAGAATCAGGTGAGTCTGCCATCGCAGAAACAGTCGATGACAGCATGCTCTGGATTCTGGTCGACGGAGGCGACATGCCACCTGAGGGACAGCCACAACTGACGGAAGCAGAACGCAACCTGATCCACAAGTGGATCGCCACCGGCGCCAAATCTGAAAAGCCCCATCAGCCTGAAGAAAAACAGATCACACAACACGATGTCCTGCCCATCGTCCTGCTCCGCTGTACCGCCTGTCATGGCGCACGACTGCAGCGGGGCGGCCTTGATCTGCGGACTCCTGCCAGCATGCTTAAAGGAGGCAAACAGGGCCCGGCGTTTCTCGCAGGCAATCCGGATGAAAGCCTGATGATCAAGCGCGTTGAAAGCCATGCCTGTCCCCCTCAGGAACAGCTGCTGAAGTTTTTTGTCAAGCGCCCCCCCCAGTCTGAAGTCGAAACACTGCGTGAATGGATCGCTGCCAAAGCACCGATTGTCGATCCGGAACCGGAAGTCGTCGGTTTGCAACCGGATCCCCTCGTTACCGAGGAAGACCGACAGCACTGGGCGTTTCAAGCACCGCGGGCAAAGCCTGAGATCAAATCGATTGATCAACTGATTCTCAAACAACTGCAGGCGCACGAACTGGAATTCTCTCCCGCAGCCAGCCGTGACACTCTCATCCGTCGTGTTTACCTGGATCTGACTGGCCTCCCCCCCACACTCGAAGAGTGGAAACAGTGGCGCAATACTGACGATGCGAACTGGTATGCATCCATGGTCGAACACCTGCTCGCTTCCCCCCGGTACGGCGAACGCTGGGGACGCTACTGGCTGGACCTCGCCGGTTACGCTGACTCCGAAGGGGGCGTCTCTTCCGACCCCCTGCGTGCCGTCGCCTGGAAATATCGTGATTATGTCATCGACGCTTTCAATAACGATAAACCCTACGATCGCTTTCTGCTGGAACAGATCGCCGGGGATGAACTAACCGACTATGAAAACGCGCCGGTGATCACTGAAGAAATCGTCGACAATCTCGTCGCCACCGGTTTCCTGCGGATGGGTATTGACCAGACCGGTTCCCGTACGATGAATTTTGTGCCCGAACGCCTGGGTGTAGTCTATGATGCCATCAATGTGATGGGCTCTTCGGTCATGGGGTTAACGCTGGAATGCGCCCGCTGTCATTCACACAAATACGATCCACTGCCGCATCGTGATTATTATCGCTTCAAAGCAATCTTCCAGGGCGCCCTTGATGAATACGACTGGCTCTCCTTTAAGAACCGTTCCCTGGAACTGGGCACTCCCGAACAGCAGAGCCGCGTCAAACAAACCAACCCGTTGCTCAAAAAGAGACTGAGTAAACTTGAAAAGAGTTACAAAAAAGCAATCGCCGCACAACAGGTCGCCATGCTCCGTCAGTTTTATCCGGACCAACCTGCAGAGGAACAGCAGGAAACCCTGCAGGCCTTAAAAATCGCCGATAACACCCGCACGCAACGTCAGCGGATTCTGGTCGAGAAATTAAGAATCGCGGAAACCATGCCCGAGTCGGAATTCTCGGAATCGGTACAGCAGGCACTGCAGAACGTGGCCTCCATCGAACAACAGATGAGCGAAGTGCAGCAGCAGATGGAACCACCGCACACAATCCGTGCCCTCTGGGATCGCGGTGAACCTTCCCCCACCTATATCCTGCTGCGAGGAGAACACGATCAACCTGGCCATCAGGTCGGTCCCGGCGTCCCTTCCGTCCTCACAGATGGACGTACTCCGTTCTCTGTCAAACCTCCTTTCCCGGAAGGAACCCCGAAAACCGGCAGAAGGCTGGCATTAGCCCAATGGCTGACTGCCGACGATCAGCCCCTCACTGCACGGGTGATGGTCAATCGAATCTGGTACCACCATTTCGGAACAGGCCTGGTCAAAACACTCGAGAACTTCGGCGTCAAAGGGGAACGTCCCTCTCATCCGGAACTGCTCGACTGGCTGGCTGTCCGGTTTGTCGAACAGGACTGGAGCATCAAAGACATGCATCGCCTGATGCTGAATTCGCGTACTTACAAACAATCCAGCCACATTACACCCGCGATTCAACAACATGATCCACAGAACCGACTGCTCTCTCACATGCCGCTCCGCAGAATGAACGCCGAAGCCTTGCGTGACTCGATCCTTGCCGTGTCCGGTAAACTCGATTCCACCACCGGCGGCCCTCCTGACTCAGTCACCGTCGATCGCAACGGACTTGTCAGTGCTAACGTGACCAGCAAAGGTGGCTGGCGTCGCAGTGTCTATCTGCAGTATCGTCGTACCCAGATACCAACGATGTTGGATACCTTTGATTACCCGGAAATGGGTCCCAACTGTGTCTCACGCAATGTTTCTACTGTTTCACCTCAATCCCTGATGCTCTTAAATAACGAACGCGTGCATTCTCTTTCTCATGCCTTCGCCAGCCGGGTTCGCAACCTGCTGCCCGATGATCAGAAATCGGACCGGGGTGCACAAATTGATCTGGTCTACCAATTGGCCCTCAGCCGCTTCCCCGGCAAGGAGGAACGTCAACTGGGACAAGCCACTCTGCAGGAACTGGAATCCCACTGGCAGGAAAACCCGGAAGCCGCTCTGGACACCTATTGTCATACGATTCTAAACTCTGCCGCGTTTCTATACATTGACTGATGAATATGAACAGCCAGCCTGAACCACTTTCCACCCGTCGAGACTTTTTTGCCCGCACCAGCGATGGCGTCATGGGCGCCGCGCTGACACATCTGTTATGCCAGGATTTCTTTGGGGGCACCGCAGCCCTGGCGAATGATGCCCCACACGCACCGCAGCAATACGACCTCAAACCCAAACAACCCCACCATCCTCCTGCAGCAACTTCGGTCATTCAGCTGTTTATGAATGGCGGACCGAGCCAGATGGATCTGTTCGACCCCAAACCGGTTCTGAACAAGATGGACGGCAAGCCATTCCCGGGCAACATTGAAGATCTGGGAAATTCGAATACCACCAGTATCGGCGAAATGCTGGGCGGCCAGTACAAGTTCGCCCGACACGGGGAATCGGGCATGTGGATGGCCGACGTCCTTCCCGAAACGGCAAAGATGACAGATGAACTTTGCCTGATCAACTCCATGTGGACCGATCACCCTAATCACGACAATGCCCTGTATAAAATTCACAGCGGCCGCCTGTTCATGGGCTACCCTACACTGGGCTCTTGGACCGTGTATGGCCTGGGAACCGAAAACCAGAACCTGCCCGCATACGTTGTACTCACCGATCCACTGGGCGCTCCCAAAAACGGCACACGCAACTGGACATCCGGCTTTCTGCCCCCCACGTACCAGGGAACCCGTCTGCGCCCCACCGGTTCACCCATTCTGAATCTCAAACCACAATACGACCAACCCTCGGCTGTCACCGAGTCCGCACGCAAACTGCTCAATCAGCTCGATTCCATTCACCGTGAAAAACGCCCCCATTACCCCCTGCTTGATGCCCGGATCGAATCGTACAGCCTTGCCGCACGCATGCAGATGTCCGCCACGGAAGCCCTTGACCTCTCGAGTGAAACAAAACACACGCTGACAGACTACGGCATCGGCGCGCAGGAAACCGACTCGTACGGCAAACGCTGTCTGCTCGCCCGCAGACTGGTTGAACGGGGAGTCCGTTTCGTCCAGATCTTCCTCGAAGAACAACCCTGGGACAGCCACGCCGACCTGGCCGCCAATCACCGCGCCATGTGTCAGCGAACCGACAAACCAGTCGCCGGCCTGCTCCGCGATCTTAAACAACGGGGCCTGCTCGACTCCACTCTGGTAATCTGGGGCGGCGAATTTGGACGCACTCCCACAACACAGAAATCCGCTAACGGCTTCTCAGGCCGTGATCATAACATGCAGGCTTTCACATCCTGGATGGCGGGCGGCGGGATTAAAGGGGGCACCACCTACGGGGTTACAGATGAATTTGGGCACAGCGTTGTCGAAAACCCCGTCAGTGTCCACGACTTCCACGCCACAATCCTTCACCAGCTGGGACTCCATCACCAGGAACTCTTTTACACCCGCAGTGGACTCGAAGAACGTTTGACCGGTGTCAATCCACCCCGCGTGGTCAAGGAGATCTTCAGTTGAACTCTCCGGATTGTGAATTCAACCGACGTGAGTTTCTGACGATAGCAAGCGCCGTTAGTCTTACAGCTTCAGTGCGAATCAAATCCACCTTGTCTGCAGAGAACCAGCCCCCCGTTCTCAAAATTATTGATACCAACGTCAGCCTGTTTCAGTGGCCTTTTCGTCGAGTTCCGCTCGACGGCACACAAACACTGGTCAAAAAACTTCAAGCTCTAGGCATAGAACAAGCCTGGGCGGGCAGTTATGAGGGAATTCTGCATCGTGATATCACATCTGTAAATCAGCGACTGACTGACGAATGCAGAGATTTCCCACAGTTGACCCCCATTGGAACTATCAACCCCTCGCTGCCTGGCTGGGAACACGACCTGCAGCAATGCATTCAAAAACATCAGATACCCGGCATCCGCCTGCATCCCAACTACCACGGCTATACGCTCACAGATCCACGTCTGCTGGCACTATTGAAACAGGCCACCACTGCAGGTCTGTTCGTTCAGCTGGCCGCGTCTCTCGAAGACATCCGCACTCAACATCAATCGCTGCAGGTTCCTGATGTCGACCTCACACCGCTCCCGGATCTGGCTGCGAAAGTCCCCGGACTCAGATTGCAGCTTCTTAATACGAAAGCCCGTCCGGATCTGATCAACAAACTCAGCCAGGCACCAGGTATATTTTTTGACACAGCCCGCGTGGAAAGTACCGACGGCGTACCTTCTTTCGTGGAGCGACTTCCTGCAGGACGTGTCCTGTTCGGTTCACATGCCCCGTTTCTGATTCCCGAGGCGGCTTTGGTTCGCGTCTATGAATCTTCTATTCTCGATTCTGCAGATCTGAGATCCGTATTGACAGACAATGCGACGCAATTCCTGTCTGCCAGCAAACCGAACCAGGATTCTGCGGTAAAGATCAAAGTCAAAACACAGGATTCAAAAAAAACGACTCCCCCGCGCCTGGCAGCTGGTCTGCCTGGCAATGAAGTGCTGGAAGGCTACCGCATCTGGGATTCGTACTTCACACCCGCACATTCTCATCCAGGTCGCGATGGCAGCAGTAGCCTGATTGCAGAAATTGAACGGGCGATGCCGGCTATCAATATCGGGAAGTTTGAAAAACTCTGCTACTTCCCGCATGTGGGCATCGGTACGACCACGGACCGTGAACTGGAACAGAAATTGAAATCGCATCCGGAAATTATTGAAAAACCGCTGAAACGCTGGCCTGACCTGCTGCTGGGAATGATTCAACTCAACGCCAACAATGTGACCGCTTCGCTGGAGGCGCTCAATCGCTGGCTGCAAGACGGTCCCATGCGCGGCGTCTATTTTCCCGGAGGTGGACCGGCGGCACTCACTTGCACGCATCGCAATTTTGATCCCCTCATTGAGCGGATTGCGGAATTGAACGGGGTGATCATGCAGCATACCTGGTTCATTACGGGAGGCAAGAAGAGCCCGGGAATGTCGACCCCCACCGAACTGGCAGTACTGGCAAAACGATTCCCGC
The sequence above is a segment of the Gimesia algae genome. Coding sequences within it:
- a CDS encoding Gfo/Idh/MocA family protein, whose protein sequence is MLSSSKTVRWGVIGLGWFGEVHADNLSEMPGIELAGLCTRRPERLTEIGDRLEVKRRYTDYRELLADPEVDVVSITTHINDHREIAIEALRSGKHVLLEKPMAPTVADCEQIVAAAKDAAGFFMVGHICRFDPRVTLAKQAIEEGRIGDIISMHARRNLSKAIGETVLDDISALMGDGIHDADLMLWFSDANVSTVYAQEVHPGKNKYPDGGWSIARLDNGAVAVVESVWHLPESTPYTIDARMEIIGTQGAIYINCGEAGLTIHDAEGVKMPDTMYWPRPFGRYLGVLQEELRYFADCVRTGEPPARITPRESQAAVAWMAAATESARTGTVISF
- a CDS encoding PSD1 and planctomycete cytochrome C domain-containing protein, which produces MMLIRFLIPLLVVVFVPGPFGTIQAAEKPLLFEKEIQPVLAAKCGKCHSDKVRKGGLDLSNITGVHRGGESGESAIAETVDDSMLWILVDGGDMPPEGQPQLTEAERNLIHKWIATGAKSEKPHQPEEKQITQHDVLPIVLLRCTACHGARLQRGGLDLRTPASMLKGGKQGPAFLAGNPDESLMIKRVESHACPPQEQLLKFFVKRPPQSEVETLREWIAAKAPIVDPEPEVVGLQPDPLVTEEDRQHWAFQAPRAKPEIKSIDQLILKQLQAHELEFSPAASRDTLIRRVYLDLTGLPPTLEEWKQWRNTDDANWYASMVEHLLASPRYGERWGRYWLDLAGYADSEGGVSSDPLRAVAWKYRDYVIDAFNNDKPYDRFLLEQIAGDELTDYENAPVITEEIVDNLVATGFLRMGIDQTGSRTMNFVPERLGVVYDAINVMGSSVMGLTLECARCHSHKYDPLPHRDYYRFKAIFQGALDEYDWLSFKNRSLELGTPEQQSRVKQTNPLLKKRLSKLEKSYKKAIAAQQVAMLRQFYPDQPAEEQQETLQALKIADNTRTQRQRILVEKLRIAETMPESEFSESVQQALQNVASIEQQMSEVQQQMEPPHTIRALWDRGEPSPTYILLRGEHDQPGHQVGPGVPSVLTDGRTPFSVKPPFPEGTPKTGRRLALAQWLTADDQPLTARVMVNRIWYHHFGTGLVKTLENFGVKGERPSHPELLDWLAVRFVEQDWSIKDMHRLMLNSRTYKQSSHITPAIQQHDPQNRLLSHMPLRRMNAEALRDSILAVSGKLDSTTGGPPDSVTVDRNGLVSANVTSKGGWRRSVYLQYRRTQIPTMLDTFDYPEMGPNCVSRNVSTVSPQSLMLLNNERVHSLSHAFASRVRNLLPDDQKSDRGAQIDLVYQLALSRFPGKEERQLGQATLQELESHWQENPEAALDTYCHTILNSAAFLYID
- a CDS encoding DUF1501 domain-containing protein, which codes for MNSQPEPLSTRRDFFARTSDGVMGAALTHLLCQDFFGGTAALANDAPHAPQQYDLKPKQPHHPPAATSVIQLFMNGGPSQMDLFDPKPVLNKMDGKPFPGNIEDLGNSNTTSIGEMLGGQYKFARHGESGMWMADVLPETAKMTDELCLINSMWTDHPNHDNALYKIHSGRLFMGYPTLGSWTVYGLGTENQNLPAYVVLTDPLGAPKNGTRNWTSGFLPPTYQGTRLRPTGSPILNLKPQYDQPSAVTESARKLLNQLDSIHREKRPHYPLLDARIESYSLAARMQMSATEALDLSSETKHTLTDYGIGAQETDSYGKRCLLARRLVERGVRFVQIFLEEQPWDSHADLAANHRAMCQRTDKPVAGLLRDLKQRGLLDSTLVIWGGEFGRTPTTQKSANGFSGRDHNMQAFTSWMAGGGIKGGTTYGVTDEFGHSVVENPVSVHDFHATILHQLGLHHQELFYTRSGLEERLTGVNPPRVVKEIFS
- a CDS encoding amidohydrolase family protein, yielding MNSPDCEFNRREFLTIASAVSLTASVRIKSTLSAENQPPVLKIIDTNVSLFQWPFRRVPLDGTQTLVKKLQALGIEQAWAGSYEGILHRDITSVNQRLTDECRDFPQLTPIGTINPSLPGWEHDLQQCIQKHQIPGIRLHPNYHGYTLTDPRLLALLKQATTAGLFVQLAASLEDIRTQHQSLQVPDVDLTPLPDLAAKVPGLRLQLLNTKARPDLINKLSQAPGIFFDTARVESTDGVPSFVERLPAGRVLFGSHAPFLIPEAALVRVYESSILDSADLRSVLTDNATQFLSASKPNQDSAVKIKVKTQDSKKTTPPRLAAGLPGNEVLEGYRIWDSYFTPAHSHPGRDGSSSLIAEIERAMPAINIGKFEKLCYFPHVGIGTTTDRELEQKLKSHPEIIEKPLKRWPDLLLGMIQLNANNVTASLEALNRWLQDGPMRGVYFPGGGPAALTCTHRNFDPLIERIAELNGVIMQHTWFITGGKKSPGMSTPTELAVLAKRFPQQKFICAHSGGEWERGIRAVRDSENILVETSGFDPTAGFIEMAVRELGANRIIFGSHLPSRSLGTELCKVTAAQISEADKSLILGTNFRQLLTAETD